From one Humulus lupulus chromosome 8, drHumLupu1.1, whole genome shotgun sequence genomic stretch:
- the LOC133795731 gene encoding uncharacterized protein LOC133795731: protein MDNCNIASWNVRGVNNKNKQNFVLEFCSLNKIGVGALLETKLKDNKIKEMMMNKFSSWDYYSIPTIEGRLLIIWRKSFVKVIVLAESSQFAHCYVKMSGQEEACCITFVYGLNTTDERKSLWVDLLNLKFPMKPWLLLGDFNEVFNSEDRVGGNPISMNDLTDASLWQAQVHVEALKRSGSNFTWSNNQDGASRIYSRIDHAFANEEWHDIFPNSTIHFAWEAISDHCSCVVAATVSEKIGLKPFRYYNFWVEHPEFKGSDVVDHFLNHFRGFMGSKNTTNMRLNVKCMGKGARLGLEQQLAILKAFSNKEIKDVMFSILDEKSPGPDGYGSGFFKIMWPVVGTEFCKVVQDFFATGSMPYEFHSTMISLTPKKDNPSRAVDYRPIACYSTIYKCISKLTCLRLAGVLPSLVNQNQGAFIKGRSLAHNVMILQDLLKNYKRKTVSPRCTIKIDISKAYDTVNWDFLEALLNAYNLPEKFVRMVMICIRSTTYSITMNGRVQGSFKGEKGLRQGDPLSPLLFVLIMEYLTRRLQLAASQSLFRYHPLCKGLKLINLCFADDLILFSKGSRQSVLVIKEVLSEFNKTTGLHVSEDKSQVFFGGVNSNEKSAILNDLQLIEGVFPFQYLGVPLRPTKWKAEDCGIIIKKINQRLHSWASRHLSFAGRMQLIHSVLFGLRNYWMSIFVLPHSVTKEVEKMCRGFLWGVNGNRSKIHIASWDKVCLPKSYGGLGFKNGIKWNQANLAKFIWAITEKSDLLWVKWINSIYLKDVSFWSYELKPDTSWYWRKLCHLSLRFTCSEIAAAGCSGKFKSSALYNSSLNQTQVCYYFKAIWNSYNLPKHRFLLWQVVNSQLLTRDNLIKFHLNLVSLDCPVCGISLESHEHLFFSCSLSGKVVDQIFNWLGLIAWPKDFSSWINWLNLKVAGLIHYINIVVLAAVIYYLWINRNRCIFEGYSHSVSLIVNDIRDTVKYRLLFVKNRNLNRLERNYLLRLLM from the coding sequence ATGGATAACTGCAATATAGCTAGTTGGAACGTTAGGGGTGTTAATAACAAGAATAAACAAAACTTTGTTCTAGAGTTTTGTAGTCTGAATAAAATTGGAGTTGGGGCCTTGCTTGAAACCAAGTTGAAGGATAACAAGATTAAAGAGATGATGATGAATAAGTTCAGTAGTTGGGATTACTATAGTATCCCGACCATTGAAGGTCGTTTGCTTATTATTTGGAGAAAAAGCTTTGTTAAGGTGATAGTCTTGGCTGAATCCTCTCAGTTTGCTCACTGTTATGTGAAAATGTCAGGTCAAGAAGAAGCTTGTTGTATTACGTTTGTTTATGGTTTGAATACCACTGATGAGAGGAAAAGTCTATGGGTGGATTTATTGAATCTCAAGTTTCCTATGAAGCCTTGGCTGCTTCTTGGAGATTTCAATGAAGTCTTCAATAGTGAAGACAGAGTTGGGGGGAATCCTATCTCTATGAATGACTTGACTGATGCTTCTTTATGGCAAGCTCAAGTTCATGTGGAAGCTCTCAAAAGATCAGGTTCGAATTTTACTTGGTCTAACAACCAAGATGGTGCTAGTAGAATCTATTCTAGAATAGATCATGCGTTTGCCAATGAGGAATGGCATGATATTTTTCCTAATTCTACTATCCATTTTGCTTGGGAAGCAATTTCTGACCATTGCTCTTGTGTGGTTGCGGCTACTGTTTCAGAGAAGATAGGCCTTAAGCCTTTTCGTTACTATAATTTTTGGGTTGAACACCCGGAGTTCAAGGGGTCTGATGTTGTTGATCATTTTTTAAACCACTTTCGTGGTTTTATGGGTAGTAAAAACACAACCAATATGCGGCTGAATGTTAAGTGTATGGGAAAAGGAGCTAGGCTTGGTCTGGAGCAGCAGTTGGCTATTCTGAAAGCATTCTCTAATAAGGAAATTAAGGATGTTATGTTCAGTATTCTTGATGAGAAATCCCCTGGGCCTGATGGGTATGGCTCgggttttttcaaaataatgtgGCCTGTTGTAGGGACTGAATTTTGCAAAGTTGTTCAGGATTTCTTTGCTACGGGGAGTATGCCATATGAATTTCATTCTACAATGATATCTTTAACTCCTAAGAAGGATAACCCCTCGAGAGCTGTTGATTACCGTCCTATTGCGTGCTATTCTACAATATACAAATGCATTTCAAAACTGACGTGTTTGAGGCTTGCGGGAGTGCTTCCTTCCTTGGTCAACCAAAACCAAGGAGCCTTCATTAAGGGCAGATCCTTAGCTCACAATGTGATGATATTGCAAGATCTATTAAAGAACTATAAGAGAAAGACAGTATCTCCTAGATGCACCATCAAAATAGATATTAGCAAGGCTTATGATACTGTTAACTGGGACTTTCTTGAGGCTTTGCTCAATGCCTACAACTTGCCTGAAAAATTTGTTCGAATGGTAATGATTTGTATTCGGTCAACTACTTATTCTATTACAATGAATGGGAGGGTGCAAGGCAGCTTCAAGGGTGAGAAAGGGTTGAGACAAGGTGACCCATTATCTCCTTTACTTTTTGTCCTTATCATGGAATATCTAACCAGAAGGCTTCAGCTTGCTGCTTCCCAATCCTTATTCAGATATCATCCTTTATGTAAGGGTCTAAAGCTCATTAATCTCTGCTTTGCAGATGATTTAATTTTGTTCAGTAAAGGCTCTAGACAGTCAGTGTTAGTTATTAAAGAGGTTCTTTCTGAGTTCAATAAAACAACAGGTTTGCATGTCAGTGAGGACAAGTCGCAGGTCTTTTTCGGTGGTGTCAATTCTAATGAGAAGAGTGCTATCCTCAATGATCTCCAACTCATAGAAGGAGTATTCCCCTTCCAATATTTGGGGGTGCCTCTTAGGCCAACCAAGTGGAAAGCTGAAGACTGTGGCATTATCATCAAGAAAATAAATCAGAGGCTGCATTCTTGGGCTAGTAGACACTTATCATTTGCTGGAAGAATGCAGTTGATTCACTCTGTGTTGTTTGGTCTTCGCAACTACTGGATGAGCATTTTTGTGCTGCCCCACAGTGTGACTAAAGAGGTTGAGAAAATGTGTAGAGGCTTTCTTTGGGGTGTTAATGGTAACAGGAGTAAAATTCATATTGCCTCTTGGGACAAGGTGTGTCTCCCGAAGTCTTATGGGGGTCTTGGGTTCAAGAATGGGATAAAATGGAACCAGGCTAATCTTGCCAAGTTTATCTGGGCCATCACTGAAAAGAGTGACTTACTATGGGTCAAATGGATCAATTCCATTTATCTTAAAGATGTCTCTTTCTGGTCTTATGAGCTTAAACCAGACACGAGCTGGTACTGGCGCAAGCTCTGTCACTTGAGTCTTCGATTTACCTGTTCTGAGATTGCAGCTGCTGGTTGTTCGGGTAAGTTCAAATCTTCAGCTCTTTATAACAGTTCATTAAATCAAACTCAGGTTTGCTACTACTTTAAAGCTATCTGGAACTCTTATAATCTGCCTAAGCACCGGTTTTTGTTGTGGCAAGTGGTGAATTCCCAACTCCTCACCAGAGATAATTTGATCAAGTTTCATCTTAATTTGGTTTCATTGGACTGCCCTGTGTGTGGAATCAGTCTTGAGTCTCACGAGCATCTGTTTTTCAGCTGCAGTTTATCTGGTAAAGTAGTAGATCAGATTTTCAATTGGTTAGGCTTGATTGCTTGGCCTAAGGATTTCAGCAGTTGGATTAATTGGCTGAATCTGAAAGTGGCTGGTTTGATTCACTATATCAATATTGTTGTTCTTGCAGCAGTCATCTATTATCTCTGGATTAATAGGAATAGGTGTATTTTTGAAGGCTATTCCCATTCGGTTTCCCTTATTGTGAATGACATTAGAGATACAGTGAAGTATAGATTACTCTTTGTAAAAAATAGAAACTTGAATAGACTTGAGAGAAATTACTTGTTGAGATTACTTATGTAA
- the LOC133798000 gene encoding 21 kDa protein-like, whose amino-acid sequence MAKAINSFVPFLALLICIVGAANSAATGYRSPVTTSNFVKWSCSSTTYPRLCIRTLSTFSTKIQNSPHQLALTALNVSLDTAKSAKGFVLKLGKFKGLKKMEYKAIADCIDEMGESVDRLGDSVKELKNMGKYKGQDFMWHMSNVQTWVSAALTDDNTCLDGFAGRSLNGKIKSSIRAQVVNVAQLTSNALALCNRFAKKN is encoded by the coding sequence ATGGCCAAGGCTATTAATTCCTTCGTTCCTTTCCTGGCTTTGCTCATCTGCATTGTTGGGGCGGCCAATTCGGCGGCGACTGGTTATAGAAGCCCGGTGACGACCTCAAACTTTGTCAAATGGTCCTGCAGTTCCACCACCTATCCTCGGCTCTGCATCAGAACCCTCTCTACTTTTTCCACCAAAATTCAAAATAGTCCACACCAATTGGCGCTGACCGCCTTGAACGTCAGCCTAGATACGGCCAAGTCCGCCAAAGGGTTTGTTCTAAAATTGGGTAAGTTTAAGGGCCTTAAGAAAATGGAGTACAAGGCCATTGCAGACTGTAtcgatgaaatgggtgagagcgTGGACCGACTCGGTGACTCTGTTAAGGAGTTGAAGAATATGGGCAAGTACAAGGGTCAGGATTTCATGTGGCACATGAGCAATGTCCAGACTTGGGTCAGCGCCGCCTTGACCGACGACAATACTTGTCTCGATGGCTTCGCCGGAAGATCTTTGAACGGTAAGATTAAGAGCTCAATCAGGGCCCAAGTTGTTAATGTTGCACAACTCACTAGTAACGCTTTGGCTTTGTGTAATCGCTTTGCCAAAAAGAACTGA